One genomic window of Canis aureus isolate CA01 chromosome 15, VMU_Caureus_v.1.0, whole genome shotgun sequence includes the following:
- the LOC144283946 gene encoding uncharacterized protein LOC144283946: MMQIWLNYYGDDFHQFPEFPSLIKLLQILRQHMPGTDAHLRALRHLRQFRRLHAAEREAGALARGKHPEPTLQRTPAPTVGPAAPWGLAAGAEGLACDEPPAGEAKPLQIVVTAALQESPAPLGALDEEQAPPPALEVVDVPPPPPNSMEQLASGMEQPVEPPEEPAPSPTVEPGEGSGSEGIVAAGDEDLVKAEMLVPEVKVVHVLVEPMVPCHDEEEPPAPMATPEE; this comes from the exons ATGATGCAAATATGGTTGAATTATTATGGGGACGACTTTCATCAgttcccagaatttccctcccttATAAAACTCCTCCAAATActaagacagcacatgccaggcacagatgcgcatctccgggccctgcgtcacctgaggcaattcagacgcctccatgcagcggagcgagaggctgggg CTTTGGCCCGAGGAAAACACCCTGAACCCACTCTGCAGCGCACCCCAGCTCCGAccgtggggcctgctgccccgtggggcctggctgctggggctgagggcttggcctgCGATGAGCCGCCTGCTGGGGAGGCaaagcccctgcagatagtggtcactgctgccctgcaggagtcccctgcacccctgggagccctggaTGAGGAGCAGGCGCCACCCCCTGCTCTCGAGGTTGTGGATGTGCCCCCGCCACCACCTAACTCGATGGAGCAACTGGCCTCGGGGATGGAGCAACCCGTTGAGCCACCCGAAGAGCCCGCCCCATCTCCCACTGTGGAGCCTGGGGAAGGTTCAGGGTCTGAAGGGATAGTGGCTGCTGGAGATGAGGACCTGGTCAAGGCAGAGATGCTGGTTCCTGAGGTGAAGGTGGTGCACGTGTTGGTCGAACCTATGGTTCCTTGCCACGATGAGGAGGAGCCCCCTGCTCCCATGGCCACCCCGGAGGAGTAG